A portion of the Calothrix sp. 336/3 genome contains these proteins:
- a CDS encoding Uma2 family endonuclease, with product MLSDHLKIALPSTEELPCSDDTPVDNEDQNFLPNFLFFLLSSIWANRMDWYFGVDMAIYHTTGVNPRVPVVPDGFLSLGVERKKGGKSRRSYAVWEENEVVPMMTLEMVSHSPGGEYEEKMAIYAQLGVLYYVIYNPEFWRRDQHQPFEVYKLVNQEYELQIGEPYWMPEIGLGIGRYRGVFGGIHQELLFWYDEHYHRYWLPEEIAEQEKLRSEQEKLRAEQEKLRAEQLAEYLRSLGIDPDNLPNQ from the coding sequence ATGTTATCTGACCATCTCAAAATCGCGTTACCAAGCACTGAAGAACTACCCTGTTCTGATGATACTCCCGTGGATAATGAAGACCAAAATTTTCTACCCAATTTCCTATTTTTCCTATTGAGTTCCATTTGGGCAAATCGTATGGATTGGTATTTTGGTGTAGATATGGCAATCTACCATACTACCGGAGTTAATCCTAGGGTTCCTGTAGTTCCTGACGGTTTTTTAAGTTTGGGAGTGGAACGGAAAAAAGGGGGAAAATCTCGCCGCAGTTATGCAGTGTGGGAAGAGAATGAAGTTGTTCCCATGATGACATTAGAAATGGTTTCCCATTCTCCTGGTGGTGAATATGAGGAGAAAATGGCAATTTACGCCCAGTTGGGTGTGTTGTATTATGTGATTTATAACCCGGAGTTTTGGCGACGCGATCAGCATCAACCCTTTGAAGTTTATAAGTTAGTCAATCAGGAATATGAATTACAAATCGGTGAACCCTATTGGATGCCAGAAATTGGTTTAGGGATTGGTAGATACCGAGGTGTATTTGGTGGTATTCACCAAGAGTTGCTATTTTGGTATGACGAGCATTATCACCGTTATTGGCTACCAGAGGAAATTGCCGAGCAGGAGAAACTCCGTTCAGAGCAGGAGAAACTCCGTGCAGAGCAAGAGAAACTCCGTGCTGAACAATTAGCAGAATATTTGCGATCGCTCGGTATAGATCCTGATAATTTGCCTAATCAGTAG
- a CDS encoding DUF1995 family protein, whose protein sequence is MTELPKTLEDAIAQAQAATQAALADGYTRLQIDLLFPELKIMPVAKEFLPIFGEYGEKLKVFFADAGAAGLARRDWGDISFKIQDIGTGRAASIQSKVQPEDELFFFVSPTSVEVPQLEKICESMGDRPYIMLNPRLEDAGTVGIGYTARQTRKRFLDTIEPCYYLRPIFEEAAVFRCYPGMWEVWIENNGDYEKITELPKKPSGDEIDLILAKGQPAETGESVAAIPGKKPSMFRSLQRFMRALRN, encoded by the coding sequence ATGACTGAACTTCCTAAAACTTTAGAAGACGCGATCGCCCAAGCACAGGCAGCTACCCAAGCAGCTTTAGCAGATGGCTATACCAGATTACAAATCGATTTATTATTTCCCGAATTGAAAATTATGCCCGTGGCAAAGGAATTTTTGCCGATTTTTGGGGAATATGGTGAGAAACTCAAGGTATTTTTTGCCGATGCTGGGGCTGCGGGACTTGCCCGTCGTGATTGGGGAGATATATCATTTAAAATCCAAGATATTGGTACTGGTAGGGCAGCTTCGATTCAATCCAAGGTACAACCAGAGGATGAGTTATTTTTCTTTGTCTCTCCCACTTCTGTAGAAGTACCGCAGTTAGAAAAAATCTGTGAAAGCATGGGCGATCGCCCCTATATCATGTTAAATCCCCGGCTGGAAGATGCGGGAACTGTAGGTATTGGTTACACTGCACGACAAACCCGTAAACGTTTCCTTGACACCATCGAACCTTGTTATTATTTACGCCCTATTTTTGAAGAAGCGGCAGTATTTCGCTGCTATCCGGGGATGTGGGAAGTTTGGATTGAAAATAATGGTGATTACGAAAAAATTACCGAGTTACCGAAGAAACCCTCCGGTGATGAAATTGATCTGATTTTAGCTAAGGGGCAACCCGCCGAAACTGGAGAAAGCGTAGCAGCTATTCCAGGTAAAAAGCCCAGTATGTTTCGCAGTTTACAACGGTTTATGCGGGCATTAAGAAACTAG
- a CDS encoding glycosyltransferase family 4 protein, giving the protein MTTKPHKLLFISTSVGALGTGLGGGVELSLRNIAQEMLRRGHKVQIVTPAGATWNDLPLVEIPGNLQIIAQSQERTDPIIMPENSVLANMWEYARQVQTDYDLIVNFAYDWLPFYLTPFFCCPVAHLVSMGSLSDALDKIIVQTGKNFPGTLAFHTAAQAETFPTLTQPVFYLQSGIDVSLYEFCESPKRQLAWLGRISPEKGLEDGVRVAEITGIPLKIMGKIQDASYWQNILQEYPNAPIEYLGFLSQREMQKIVRECQALLMTHRWVEAFGNVAIEALACGVPVISYRRGGPREIIQDGKTGFLVEPDSVSGLVDGVLNLSTINRDSCRRSVERDFSVTALGDRAEKWFDSILGN; this is encoded by the coding sequence ATGACTACCAAACCTCACAAATTGCTGTTTATCTCTACTTCCGTTGGTGCGCTGGGTACTGGACTAGGTGGGGGTGTGGAATTAAGTTTACGTAATATTGCCCAAGAAATGCTGCGTCGGGGTCACAAGGTGCAGATAGTCACTCCCGCAGGTGCAACATGGAATGATTTACCCCTGGTAGAAATTCCGGGAAATTTACAAATTATTGCCCAGAGTCAGGAACGCACAGACCCGATAATCATGCCGGAAAATTCTGTGCTGGCAAATATGTGGGAATATGCACGGCAGGTACAAACAGATTACGATTTGATTGTAAATTTTGCTTACGATTGGTTGCCTTTTTACCTGACACCTTTTTTTTGTTGTCCTGTAGCTCATTTGGTGAGTATGGGTTCTCTGTCTGATGCTTTAGATAAAATAATTGTGCAAACAGGCAAGAATTTTCCTGGTACATTGGCTTTCCATACAGCTGCTCAAGCTGAGACTTTCCCGACTTTAACCCAGCCCGTATTCTATTTGCAAAGTGGGATAGATGTATCTTTGTATGAGTTTTGCGAGTCACCAAAACGACAATTAGCTTGGTTAGGAAGAATTTCTCCAGAAAAGGGTTTAGAAGATGGGGTAAGGGTGGCAGAAATTACCGGAATTCCCTTAAAAATTATGGGTAAAATTCAGGATGCATCTTACTGGCAAAATATTCTCCAAGAGTACCCGAATGCACCGATAGAATATTTGGGTTTTTTATCCCAAAGGGAGATGCAGAAAATTGTCCGAGAATGTCAAGCTTTATTAATGACCCATCGTTGGGTAGAAGCTTTTGGAAATGTGGCGATTGAAGCTCTCGCCTGTGGCGTACCTGTGATATCCTATCGTCGCGGGGGACCAAGGGAAATTATTCAGGATGGTAAAACCGGATTTTTGGTAGAACCTGATAGTGTGTCGGGATTAGTGGATGGGGTATTAAATTTATCTACTATCAACCGTGACAGCTGTCGTCGGAGTGTGGAGAGAGATTTTTCTGTGACTGCTTTAGGCGATCGCGCAGAAAAATGGTTTGATAGTATTTTGGGTAATTAG
- a CDS encoding LD-carboxypeptidase yields the protein MMLPPPLKPGDLLRVVAPSGGLREMSAFNRGVEIWRSRGYRVEIIPEIDEKWGYLAGKDDARRHHLAAAWQDTECRGILCARGGFGSTRILEDWSWETGENPGKWLIGFSDITALLWSLYKVGISGVHAPVLTTLGDEPEWSVQRLFDWVEGRKIAPLTGEGWGGGVVSGILLPANLTVATHLLSTPWLPSLDGVILAFEDVGEAPYRIDRMLTQWRMSGALSQVRGVAVGSFTNCDAPPNVPSFTVEEVLRDRLSDLGIPIVSNLPFGHAAPNASLPVGVTATLDGDTGVLAIV from the coding sequence ATGATGCTTCCTCCTCCTTTAAAACCTGGTGATTTACTGCGTGTTGTTGCTCCCAGTGGTGGATTGCGAGAGATGTCTGCTTTTAATCGGGGGGTGGAGATATGGCGATCGCGGGGTTATCGAGTGGAAATCATCCCAGAGATAGATGAGAAATGGGGTTATTTAGCGGGAAAAGATGATGCTCGTCGTCATCACCTAGCAGCAGCATGGCAAGATACAGAATGTCGGGGTATTCTCTGTGCGAGGGGTGGTTTTGGTAGTACAAGAATTTTAGAGGATTGGAGTTGGGAAACAGGGGAAAATCCAGGTAAATGGTTAATAGGTTTTTCGGATATTACAGCTTTACTGTGGAGTCTCTACAAAGTCGGGATTTCCGGGGTGCATGCACCTGTGTTAACAACCTTAGGTGACGAACCGGAATGGTCTGTGCAAAGATTATTTGATTGGGTAGAAGGGCGAAAAATTGCACCTCTGACGGGTGAAGGTTGGGGTGGTGGAGTGGTGAGTGGGATATTGTTACCAGCAAATCTCACCGTTGCGACTCATTTATTGAGTACACCGTGGTTGCCAAGTTTGGATGGTGTAATTTTAGCCTTTGAAGATGTGGGAGAAGCTCCCTACCGTATTGATAGAATGTTGACGCAATGGCGGATGAGTGGTGCATTATCCCAGGTGCGAGGTGTTGCTGTGGGAAGTTTCACTAACTGCGATGCACCCCCAAATGTACCGAGTTTTACCGTGGAAGAAGTTTTGCGCGATCGCCTCAGTGATTTAGGTATTCCTATAGTCTCAAATTTACCCTTCGGACACGCAGCACCTAACGCATCTCTACCTGTGGGTGTGACTGCAACCCTAGACGGTGATACAGGAGTGTTGGCGATCGTTTAA
- a CDS encoding zinc-dependent metalloprotease, whose amino-acid sequence MKRLVCCLVAAHGCLFGLVTLTAKTAKGEVKNQQEQSNVSRTPSFLSSVWVINPSRQVERQSFLWVGKDAKKSGQQPLLIVGKTPETVKEKVDTITPGAKKDDLQPFDKVVKDTQKLEGLFTLYRDPQKNKIYLEIQAEQLNKNFLATATLESGTGEKGIYSGMPLQDFLFYFHRVQDNLQFTVKNVNFRTKEDDPQGRSLARSFSDSVLYSIPIKSIHPQRKTLLIDLDDLLLQDVGGLSAGLGITGRLEQSYFGSAKTFPQNIEVQSILNYSSSSKTNPQESITLADNRGFTLKVHYSLSQLPESNYRPRLADDRLGYFLTAYQDLSNSDRAEPFVRYINRWHLEKQNPTAAISPPVKPIVFWIDNAVPYEYRDAIREGVLMWNQAFAKAGFQDAIQVKQMPDNANWDPADIRYNTIRWINTVDGYFAMGPSRVNPLTGEILDADILVDASFVRLLRSDYEQVVQPSENRTTLSAMMQNRLLCAQGLGTNPGNTGLTGKLNRMAGEYDLCYGMEAANQFAFGALALSLLQETPASTVQVKDYIHQYLRLIIAHEVGHTLGLRHNFRGSNLLPPQEMNNKAVSQQKGLSSSVMDYIPPNIAPQGSKQGDYFPQQVGVYDQWAIQYGYTPINATSPMAEKAVLNKIAAMSAQKPELSYSTDEDIYDLDPTADAWDNSNNVLEYSRWQLDNARVMWDRLNKRYPAQGESYSDVRERFGTVLGNYVQNVYYISKYIGGQSFYRIHGGNSQGKLPFAPIPVSQQRQALKNLHQYVFAEDAWNFSPELLNKLAPSRWRHWGSNPKVGRLDYPIHDLVIFMQGAVLADLLSGDRLSRLKDIELKSSPEQALSIPELFTTLQDSIWTEVVKPKNNNIKIPSLRRGLQRRYLDILADMVLRKQKVPEDARTLAWYKLKQLNQELEKVKSEDEYTKAHLMETRDRIQKVLDAPLQGN is encoded by the coding sequence ATGAAAAGATTAGTCTGTTGTCTGGTTGCTGCACATGGATGTTTGTTTGGATTAGTAACTTTGACTGCGAAGACTGCCAAGGGTGAGGTAAAAAATCAGCAGGAGCAATCGAATGTTTCTCGTACCCCTAGTTTTCTCTCCTCTGTATGGGTAATTAATCCTAGTCGTCAGGTAGAGCGACAGTCTTTTCTGTGGGTAGGAAAAGATGCTAAAAAATCTGGGCAACAGCCCTTGTTGATTGTGGGAAAAACTCCGGAAACGGTCAAGGAGAAGGTAGACACAATTACTCCAGGAGCGAAAAAAGATGATTTGCAACCTTTTGACAAGGTAGTGAAGGATACGCAGAAGTTGGAGGGGTTGTTTACTTTGTACCGAGATCCCCAGAAAAATAAAATTTATCTAGAGATTCAAGCAGAACAGTTAAACAAAAATTTCCTAGCAACAGCCACCCTAGAATCAGGAACTGGGGAGAAAGGAATTTATAGTGGTATGCCCTTGCAGGACTTTCTATTTTACTTCCATCGGGTGCAAGACAACCTGCAATTTACGGTCAAAAATGTGAATTTCCGGACAAAGGAAGACGATCCCCAAGGGCGATCGCTAGCTCGTTCCTTTAGTGATTCTGTGCTTTACAGCATCCCGATTAAAAGTATTCACCCGCAACGCAAAACCTTATTGATTGACTTAGATGACTTACTATTACAAGATGTTGGGGGATTATCAGCTGGTTTGGGAATCACCGGCAGGTTAGAGCAATCATACTTCGGTAGTGCTAAAACTTTTCCCCAAAATATCGAAGTTCAGTCGATTCTCAATTACAGTAGTAGCAGCAAAACAAATCCCCAAGAATCTATTACTCTTGCCGATAATCGGGGATTTACCCTGAAAGTCCATTACAGTCTTTCCCAACTTCCAGAAAGTAACTATCGTCCTCGTTTAGCAGACGATCGCCTGGGTTATTTTCTCACCGCTTATCAAGATTTATCCAACAGCGATCGCGCTGAACCCTTCGTCAGATATATCAACCGTTGGCATTTAGAAAAACAAAATCCCACTGCGGCAATTTCCCCCCCGGTAAAACCCATCGTCTTTTGGATTGATAATGCTGTTCCCTACGAATACCGTGACGCAATTCGTGAAGGTGTATTAATGTGGAACCAAGCATTTGCGAAAGCCGGTTTTCAGGATGCCATCCAAGTCAAGCAAATGCCAGATAATGCTAACTGGGATCCCGCAGATATTCGTTACAATACCATTCGTTGGATTAATACCGTTGATGGTTATTTTGCCATGGGACCTTCCCGTGTCAACCCCCTAACGGGAGAAATTTTAGATGCGGACATTCTTGTAGATGCCAGTTTTGTCCGTCTGCTCCGCAGTGATTATGAACAAGTTGTTCAACCCAGTGAGAATCGTACCACCCTTTCAGCCATGATGCAGAATCGTTTGCTCTGCGCTCAAGGTTTGGGAACCAATCCAGGGAACACAGGTTTGACTGGGAAGCTCAACCGCATGGCAGGGGAGTATGATTTATGCTATGGCATGGAAGCCGCCAATCAATTTGCCTTTGGTGCATTAGCATTATCTTTATTACAGGAAACACCAGCAAGTACAGTTCAAGTTAAAGATTATATTCATCAATATCTGCGCTTAATTATCGCCCATGAAGTGGGGCATACCCTAGGATTACGGCATAATTTCCGAGGGAGTAATTTGTTACCACCCCAGGAGATGAACAATAAAGCGGTGAGTCAACAAAAGGGTTTAAGTTCCTCGGTAATGGATTATATCCCCCCAAATATTGCCCCCCAGGGTAGCAAACAGGGAGATTATTTTCCCCAACAGGTGGGTGTCTATGATCAATGGGCAATTCAGTATGGCTATACTCCCATTAATGCGACTTCTCCCATGGCAGAAAAAGCCGTGTTAAATAAGATTGCGGCGATGTCTGCCCAAAAACCAGAATTAAGTTACTCTACTGATGAGGATATCTACGACCTTGACCCCACTGCCGATGCTTGGGACAATAGCAACAACGTTTTAGAATATTCCCGATGGCAATTGGATAATGCCCGTGTGATGTGGGATAGGTTAAATAAACGCTACCCTGCCCAGGGAGAAAGTTATAGTGATGTGCGGGAACGCTTTGGGACGGTTTTGGGGAATTATGTCCAAAATGTCTACTATATTTCTAAGTATATTGGAGGTCAATCTTTTTACCGCATACATGGCGGAAATTCCCAGGGGAAATTACCCTTTGCACCCATACCTGTTTCTCAGCAACGTCAAGCTTTAAAAAATCTGCATCAGTATGTTTTTGCAGAAGATGCTTGGAATTTTTCTCCAGAGTTATTGAATAAATTAGCACCTTCACGATGGCGACATTGGGGAAGTAATCCCAAGGTGGGGCGGTTAGATTATCCAATTCATGATTTGGTGATATTCATGCAGGGAGCGGTTTTAGCTGATTTATTATCTGGCGATCGCCTTTCCCGTCTCAAGGATATTGAACTGAAGAGTTCCCCAGAGCAAGCTCTTAGCATACCAGAATTATTTACTACGTTACAGGATAGTATTTGGACGGAGGTAGTTAAGCCGAAAAATAATAATATTAAAATTCCCAGCTTGCGGCGCGGCTTACAACGTCGATATCTCGATATTTTAGCAGATATGGTGTTACGCAAGCAGAAAGTACCAGAAGATGCTCGCACCTTGGCTTGGTATAAATTGAAGCAGTTGAATCAAGAATTAGAAAAGGTAAAATCTGAGGATGAGTACACCAAAGCACATCTGATGGAAACCCGCGATCGCATCCAAAAGGTATTAGATGCACCCTTACAGGGGAATTGA
- a CDS encoding DUF305 domain-containing protein, translated as MSAIQFKNTFLAATLAIASLTATSLLTSCTTGNDKQAQASNSTEVSNKQVSNKQHGNMHHNTNMNHHNMDLGPGDASYDLRFIDGMIPHHEGAVVMAKDALKKSKRPEIKKLANAIIKAQDKEISELKTWRKAWYPQAPKAAQAWNQGMKHMMAMSSEHMKMMRMDMDLGNSDAEFDLRFINAMIPHHEGAVVMAKDALNKSKRPQIQKLANAIISSQEAEIKQMQQWRKNWYGK; from the coding sequence ATGTCAGCTATCCAATTCAAAAATACTTTTCTTGCTGCCACCTTGGCGATCGCGTCTTTAACAGCAACATCTTTACTCACCTCTTGCACAACTGGGAATGATAAGCAAGCTCAAGCTTCTAATTCCACAGAAGTATCAAATAAACAAGTATCAAATAAACAGCATGGCAACATGCATCACAACACCAATATGAATCATCATAATATGGATTTGGGTCCTGGTGATGCTAGCTATGATTTACGATTCATCGATGGCATGATTCCCCATCATGAAGGAGCTGTAGTCATGGCAAAAGATGCCTTAAAAAAATCCAAACGCCCAGAAATTAAAAAGCTAGCCAATGCCATTATTAAAGCCCAAGACAAGGAAATTAGTGAACTGAAAACATGGCGCAAAGCATGGTATCCCCAAGCACCAAAAGCAGCTCAAGCATGGAATCAGGGGATGAAACACATGATGGCAATGTCTAGCGAACACATGAAAATGATGCGGATGGATATGGATTTGGGTAATAGTGATGCTGAGTTTGATTTACGCTTTATCAATGCCATGATTCCTCACCATGAAGGTGCTGTAGTGATGGCAAAAGATGCTTTAAATAAGTCAAAACGTCCCCAGATTCAAAAACTTGCCAATGCCATTATTTCTTCCCAGGAGGCAGAAATTAAGCAGATGCAGCAATGGCGCAAAAATTGGTACGGGAAGTAA
- a CDS encoding cysteine desulfurase family protein — MQVYLDYSATTPTRPEVIAAIQAVLTQQWGNPSSLHEWGERAATVIELARMQVASLLNAADPDSIIFTSGGTEADNLAIMGVARLYREPQHIIISAVEHSAISEPAQLLEASGWEVTRLPVDTMGRVNPLDLTAALQENTVLVSVIYGQSEVGTVQPIEELGNIARSFGVLFHTDAVQAVGRLPIDVQALPVDLLSISSHKIYGPQGAGALYVRPGVNLMPLILGGGQENRLRSGTQAVPIIAGFGVAAELAAQELSTETPRLIELRDRLFANLAHIPGLVPTGDLMQRLPHHVSFCLEQADGNKVNGRNLVRELNRAGIGISAGAACNSGKATPSPVLLAMGYTEKAAKAGIRLTLGRYTAETDIDWAAIVLQQVLERLAPVELVFSR, encoded by the coding sequence ATGCAAGTTTATTTAGATTACAGTGCCACGACTCCCACGCGCCCGGAAGTGATCGCCGCAATCCAAGCAGTTTTGACTCAACAGTGGGGCAACCCTTCTAGCCTCCACGAATGGGGTGAGCGGGCAGCTACAGTTATAGAGTTAGCGAGGATGCAAGTTGCATCATTGCTGAATGCAGCCGATCCAGACTCAATTATTTTCACCTCTGGGGGTACGGAAGCTGATAACCTGGCAATTATGGGTGTAGCCCGACTTTACCGGGAACCTCAGCACATAATTATTTCTGCTGTTGAGCATTCAGCTATTTCTGAACCTGCACAGTTATTAGAAGCATCCGGTTGGGAAGTGACGCGCTTGCCAGTGGATACCATGGGCAGAGTCAACCCTCTAGATTTAACAGCCGCCTTACAAGAAAATACGGTTTTAGTCTCGGTAATTTACGGGCAAAGTGAAGTCGGAACCGTTCAACCCATTGAAGAATTGGGGAATATTGCCCGCAGCTTTGGTGTATTATTTCATACTGATGCCGTCCAAGCGGTGGGACGTTTACCGATAGATGTACAAGCATTGCCAGTAGATTTACTGAGTATCTCTAGCCATAAAATCTATGGTCCTCAGGGGGCAGGGGCGCTGTATGTCCGTCCTGGAGTGAACTTGATGCCGTTGATATTGGGAGGAGGGCAGGAGAATCGTTTACGTTCGGGAACCCAGGCTGTACCAATTATTGCTGGATTTGGGGTAGCAGCAGAATTAGCAGCACAGGAATTATCCACGGAAACACCGAGATTAATTGAATTGCGCGATCGCCTGTTTGCTAACTTAGCCCATATTCCTGGTTTAGTGCCCACAGGTGACTTAATGCAGCGTTTACCCCACCATGTCAGTTTCTGTTTAGAGCAAGCGGATGGAAATAAAGTCAATGGCAGAAACCTGGTACGGGAGTTAAATCGGGCAGGTATTGGCATCAGTGCAGGGGCAGCTTGTAACAGTGGTAAAGCTACTCCTAGCCCCGTACTCTTGGCGATGGGGTATACAGAAAAAGCCGCAAAAGCCGGAATTCGTCTGACTTTAGGGCGTTATACTGCCGAAACTGATATTGATTGGGCTGCAATTGTTTTGCAACAAGTTTTGGAACGACTCGCCCCTGTAGAATTAGTTTTTAGTCGTTAA
- a CDS encoding pentapeptide repeat-containing protein: MAQLSQVWRRLITYVKGNNIEELSQTISLQKETNFPTKQVNKKTQKALELDDSNLRKILFHQRLQTSIEKWTRSTNLLRFAVSDRQFYQDIYDLYSEGALKPEVVSELMGKLDGSAGFYPIILFQRLEDFYQRWCQGEFIDAPPAFNFPQQKMLQLRAKGINIGLKQIDINTGLNVLILLLELHRYAQTREHLRQQIIFYPSGQRDTENFFTSQLLRVINYSDSVEIGNFSNVVGEFLQGANLSGAYLGDANLTEVNLSHANLSGAYLGDANLTGVNFTGANLSAANLGDSNLSGANLSHANLRRADLSSSNLSGANLTHADLSRTDLTHADLSSSNLAFTDLSHGDLSSANLRDANLNNAQLNQAILFGANLSDAHLRNVDLTGADLCRADLSGAELHTATLRGANLSDSILFSTNLQDADLTAADLSYAKLNSANLHNAILQEAIILGADLSNVDLGSVKLNQADLSGVNLNEADLSQADLSEAILLGTDFSYANLSGSNLSGSNLTGAILSGADLSHTNLSYAILGGADLSSANLDDLRWNENLQWDGVRGLDKAVNIPPALKQQLGLW; encoded by the coding sequence ATGGCACAGTTATCTCAAGTTTGGAGGCGTTTGATAACTTATGTCAAAGGGAATAATATAGAGGAATTATCCCAGACAATTTCGTTGCAAAAAGAGACTAATTTTCCCACAAAACAAGTGAATAAAAAAACACAAAAAGCCCTTGAGCTAGATGATAGTAACTTACGGAAAATATTATTTCATCAAAGATTACAAACAAGTATAGAAAAATGGACGAGATCAACAAATCTCTTGAGGTTTGCGGTGAGCGATCGCCAATTCTATCAAGATATCTATGACTTATACAGTGAAGGGGCATTAAAGCCAGAAGTAGTATCAGAACTCATGGGCAAACTAGATGGGAGTGCGGGATTTTACCCCATCATCCTCTTCCAGCGCTTAGAAGACTTCTATCAAAGATGGTGTCAAGGGGAATTTATCGATGCTCCCCCAGCCTTCAACTTTCCCCAACAAAAAATGCTCCAACTCCGAGCTAAAGGCATAAATATCGGACTCAAACAAATAGATATAAATACAGGCTTAAATGTATTAATTTTGCTTCTAGAACTCCATCGTTACGCTCAAACCCGCGAGCATCTACGGCAACAAATCATATTTTATCCTTCCGGTCAAAGGGATACAGAAAACTTCTTTACTTCCCAACTGCTGCGTGTGATTAATTACAGTGATTCCGTAGAAATTGGCAATTTTAGTAACGTGGTAGGTGAATTTTTACAGGGAGCCAATCTCAGTGGCGCTTACCTCGGAGATGCCAACCTCACAGAAGTCAACCTCAGTCATGCTAACCTCAGTGGTGCTTACCTGGGAGATGCCAACCTCACCGGAGTCAACTTCACCGGCGCAAATCTCAGTGCTGCCAACCTCGGTGATAGTAACCTCAGTGGTGCCAACCTCAGCCATGCTAACCTCAGACGGGCAGACCTCAGTAGCAGTAACCTCAGTGGTGCTAACCTCACCCACGCAGACCTCAGCCGTACCGACCTCACCCACGCAGACCTCAGTAGTAGCAATTTAGCCTTTACAGACCTCAGCCATGGCGACCTCAGCAGTGCCAACCTACGAGACGCTAACCTTAACAATGCCCAACTCAACCAAGCTATCCTCTTTGGGGCAAACCTCAGCGACGCGCACTTGAGAAACGTGGATTTGACCGGTGCTGACCTCTGTCGGGCTGATTTAAGCGGAGCAGAGCTACATACAGCCACCCTGAGAGGTGCCAATCTCAGCGATAGTATCCTCTTTAGCACCAACCTCCAAGATGCAGACTTAACCGCCGCAGACCTCAGCTACGCTAAATTAAACAGTGCGAATTTACACAATGCTATCCTCCAGGAAGCCATTATTCTTGGTGCTGACCTGAGTAATGTAGACCTTGGAAGTGTCAAGCTTAACCAAGCAGACCTGAGTGGAGTCAACCTGAATGAAGCAGACTTGAGTCAAGCAGACTTAAGTGAGGCAATTTTGCTAGGGACAGACTTTAGCTATGCCAATCTCAGTGGCAGTAACTTGAGTGGTAGTAATCTTACCGGGGCAATTCTCAGTGGTGCTGACCTCAGCCACACTAACCTGAGTTATGCCATCCTGGGAGGTGCAGACCTCAGCAGCGCAAATCTGGATGATTTAAGATGGAATGAAAATTTACAGTGGGATGGTGTGCGGGGTTTGGATAAAGCTGTGAATATTCCCCCAGCACTGAAACAGCAATTGGGGTTATGGTGA